One part of the Glycine max cultivar Williams 82 chromosome 14, Glycine_max_v4.0, whole genome shotgun sequence genome encodes these proteins:
- the LOC100305532 gene encoding RING-Ubox domain-containing protein isoform X1, producing the protein MGLSSLPAPSEGVLCVLLVNTVLSISIFKGIVRTILHIVGIHLPSSSTSPSSPDPSQAAPESFELHLSPSESYIEEFRSRTPTLRFDSVCCSKRLEHDCSVCLTQFEPESEINRLSCGHLFHKVCLEKWLDYWNITCPLCRTPLMPEDDTPCFQ; encoded by the coding sequence ATGGGCCTCTCTAGTCTCCCAGCACCATCTGAAGGAGTATTATGTGTCCTTCTGGTGAACACTGTATTGTCAATTTCCATATTCAAAGGCATTGTAAGGACAATCCTGCACATTGTTGGCATCCATCTTCCATCATCCTCCACTTCACCCTCTTCACCAGATCCCTCCCAAGCCGCACCTGAGTCATTTGAATTGCATCTTAGTCCCTCGGAGAGTTACATTGAAGAGTTCAGAAGCCGGACACCGACACTTCGGTTTGACAGTGTGTGCTGCTCTAAACGACTTGAACATGACTGCTCTGTATGCCTCACTCAGTTTGAACCCGAATCAGAGATAAACCGCTTATCGTGCGGTCATCTCTTCCACAAAGTGTGCTTGGAGAAGTGGCTGGACTACTGGAACATTACATGCCCACTTTGCCGGACTCCCTTGATGCCCGAAGATGACACACCTTGCTTTCAGTAA
- the LOC100783016 gene encoding zinc finger protein CONSTANS-LIKE 9, with product MGYLCDFCGDQRSLVYCRSDAACLCLSCDRNVHSANALSRRHSRTLVCERCNSQPAFVRCVDEKISLCQNCDWLGHGTSPSSSTHKRQSINCYSGCPSAAEFSSIWSFFLDIPSMGEACEQELGLMSINENSNKNAWASPEGQNVSGSAEVTDLPSKGKSWAGTSSVPESSSEPRILDQPPGPANECMPKLYCPGKKVSGIYEDDDLYDDFIMDEVDLQLENYEELFGMALSHSEELFENGGINSLFETKDMSASAGDSHCQGAVAAEGSSAELVNAIQPACSNAASADSMMSTKTEPIVCFTARQSLSNISFSGVTKDSVGDYQDCGASSMLLMGEPPWCPPCPESSLHSANRSNAVMRYKEKKKTRKFEKKVRYASRKARADVRKRVKGRFVKAGDVYDYDPLNQTRSC from the exons ATGGGTTACTTATGTGATTTTTGTGGAGACCAGAGGTCCCTGGTGTACTGCCGCTCTGATGCTGCGTGCTTATGTTTGTCGTGTGATCGAAATGTTCATTCTGCTAATGCCCTTTCTAGGCGTCATTCGAGAACCCTTGTATGCGAGAGATGCAATTCGCAACCTGCATTTGTGAGGTGTGTTGATGAGAAGATTTCACTTTGTCAGAACTGTGATTGGTTGGGTCATGGTACCTCACCATCTTCTTCGACACACAAGAGGCAATCAATCAATTGCTACTCTGGCTGCCCTTCAGCTGCAGAATTTTCTTCAATATGGTCCTTTTTCTTAGACATCCCTTCTATGGGTGAAGCATGTGAGCAGGAACTAGGTTTGATGAGCATTAATGAGAACAGCAATAAGAATGCTTGGGCTTCTCCAGAAGGGCAGAATGTGTCTGGTTCAGCTGAAGTGACTGATCTACCCAGCAAGGGTAAATCTTGGGCTGGCACATCTTCAGTACCTGAGTCAAGCTCAGAACCTCGTATTCTAGACCAGCCGCCTGGACCTGCCAATGAATGTATGCCCAAG TTGTACTGTCCTGGGAAGAAAGTTTCTGGAATatatgaagatgatgatctatATGATGATTTCATCATGGATGAAGTGGATCTACAACTTGAGAACTACGAGGAACTTTTTGGGATGGCTCTCAGTCACTCTGAAGAGCTTTTTGAAAATGGTGGAATTAATAGCTTATTTGAGACAAAGGACATGTCTGCTAGTGCTGGTGATTCCCATTGTCAGGGTGCTGTTGCTGCTGAG GGATCGTCTGCTGAGTTGGTCAATGCTATCCAACCAGCATGCAGCAATGCAGCATCTGCAGACTCAATGATGAGTACAAAAACTGAACCAATTGTTTGTTTTACGGCAAGGCAATCTCTATCAAACATTTCTTTCTCTGGTGTTACCAAAGATAGTGTTGGTGACTATCAAGATTGTGGTGCTTCTTCAATGCTTCTCATGGGAGAGCCTCCCTGGTGTCCTCCTTGCCCTGAGAGTTCTCTGCATTCTGCTAACCGCAGCAATGCTGTCATGCGCTATAAGGAAAAGAAGAAGACCCGGAA GTTCGAGAAGAAAGTAAGGTATGCCTCTCGCAAGGCTAGGGCTGATGTCAGAAAGCGTGTGAAGGGTCGATTTGTCAAAGCCGGTGATGTCTATGACTATGACCCTTTGAACCAAACCAGAAGCTGCTGA
- the LOC100810973 gene encoding uncharacterized protein: MQFHRSLRAQSVSTPIPEKITEEPLPSKVAQSTVTCFYQANVVGFWRNVSVLWCKNLMNHSLHITVDSVGGEVQYSCKIDVKPWHFWSKKGYKTFEVDGNQVELYWDLRSAKFTGSPEPSSDYYVALVSDEEVVLLLGDYKKKAYKRTKSRPALVDAMMLLKKENVLAKKSFSTKARFNEKRKDSEIVVDSSTGGPSDPEMWISIDGIVLIHVKNLQWKFRGNQTVMVNKQPVQVFWDVHDWLFSGSGSGHGLFIFKPGPPEAESEKEGSAVEGCESDDGSVGYFSTMNIATFEFCLVLYAYKIE, translated from the coding sequence ATGCAATTCCATCGTTCCCTAAGAGCACAATCAGTCTCAACACCTATACCTGAGAAGATCACAGAGGAGCCTTTGCCTAGCAAAGTTGCACAAAGCACCGTGACATGTTTTTACCAAGCCAATGTTGTGGGCTTTTGGCGGAATGTATCGGTTTTGTGGTGCAAAAATCTCATGAACCACTCCTTGCACATCACGGTTGATAGTGTAGGAGGTGAGGTGCAATATAGCTGCAAGATTGACGTGAAGCCTTGGCACTTTTGGAGCAAAAAAGGGTACAAAACCTTTGAGGTTGATGGCAACCAGGTTGAACTCTATTGGGATCTCCGGTCAGCTAAATTCACCGGCTCCCCCGAGCCGAGCAGCGATTACTACGTGGCCCTAGTGTCTGATGAAGAGGTTGTGTTGTTGTTGGGAGACTACAAGAAGAAGGCTTACAAGAGAACAAAATCTAGACCTGCCCTTGTTGATGCCATGATGTTGCTCAAGAAAGAAAACGTGTTAGCCAAGAAAAGTTTCTCTACGAAGGCCCGGTTCAATGAGAAGAGAAAAGATAGTGAGATTGTTGTGGACAGCTCAACTGGGGGTCCTAGTGACCCTGAGATGTGGATTAGCATAGATGGGATTGTGCTGATCCATGTCAAGAACTTGCAGTGGAAGTTCAGGGGGAACCAAACTGTGATGGTTAACAAGCAACCTGTGCAAGTGTTTTGGGATGTGCATGATTGGTTGTTTAGTGGATCAGGCTCAGGGCATGGCCTTTTCATCTTCAAGCCAGGGCCTCCAGAAGCTGAGAGTGAGAAAGAAGGCAGTGCTGTGGAGGGTTGTGAGAGTGATGATGGCAGTGTTGGGTATTTTTCAACTATGAATATCGCTACCTTTGAGTTCTGCCTCGTTCTCTATGCCTACAAAATTGAgtaa
- the LOC100811511 gene encoding calmodulin-binding receptor-like cytoplasmic kinase 2 — protein MKKTPPPNLHQSSQSRQNANLQFVGTNNDAKRHSSKTLRSLKYAAKKCAAVFSLFLYGKRKSASYVVGNDGRKNTSKVRGVVSSSTDLSSESTTKNSSKWKFSYSYASSITASGQLGIGNFSFEEIYKSTAKFSPANEIGQGGFGTVYKGKLNDGSIVAVKRAKKDVIHNHLHEFKNEIYTLSQIEHRNLVRLYGYLEHGDEKIIVVEYVGNGNLREHLNGIRGEGLEIGERLDIAIDVAHAVTYLHMYTDNPIIHRDIKASNILITENLKAKVADFGFARLSDDPNATHISTQVKGTAGYMDPEYLRTYQLTEKSDVYSFGVLLVEMVTGRHPIEPKRPVDERVTIRWAMKMLKQGDAVFAMDPRLRRNPASIKAVKQVLKLALQCVAPSKQSRPPMKNCAEVLWDIRKSFRDEANSDHPPLPSHHSANFPQREKNKFGIEDDDSYKFVSVPNHIRS, from the exons ATGAAGAAAACACCACCCCCCAATTTGCATCAATCTAGCCAAAGTAGACAGAATGCTAATCTCCAATTTGTTGGAACAAACAATGATGCAAAGAGGCACAGTTCTAAGACACTGAGATCTTTGAAGTATGCTGCCAAGAAATGTGCAGCTGTTTTTTCATTGTTTCTCTATGGCAAAAGAAAATCAGCCTCATATGTTGTTGGGAATGATGGCAGAAAGAATACATCCAAAGTTAGAGGGGTGGTATCAT CATCAACTGATTTGTCATCTGAGAGTACCACCAAGAATTCATCAAAATGGAAGTTTTCTTATTCTTACGCATCATCCATTACTGCAAGTGGACAACTTGGAATTGGCAACTTTTCCTTTGAAGAAATTTACAAGTCAACTGCAAAATTCTCTCCAGCTAATGAAATTGGGCAAGGTGGCTTTGGAACTGTCTACAAGGGAAAGCTTAATGATGGATCTATTGTTGCCGTGAAGCGTGCCAAGAAG GATGTAATACACAATCACTTACATGAGTTCAAGAATGAAATATACACCTTGTCACAAATTGAGCATCGGAATCTTGTGAGGTTGTATGGATATTTGGAGCATGGAGATGAGAAGATTATTGTTGTTGAATACGTTGGTAATGGTAACCTTCGAGAACATCTAAATG GTATTCGGGGAGAAGGACTAGAAATTGGGGAGCGTCTAGACATAGCAATTGATGTAGCTCATGCAGTAACTTACCTGCATATGTACACAG ATAATCCAATTATCCATAGAGACATCAAAGCATCGAACATCTTAATCACTGAGAACCTAAAGGCCAAAGTGGCAGATTTTGGATTTGCACGGTTGTCTGATGATCCTAATGCAACTCATATTTCAACTCAAGTTAAAGGAACAGCTGGATACATGGATCCTGAGTATCTTAGAACATACCAACTAACTGAAAAGAGTGATGTTTATTCCTTTGGTGTATTGCTTGTTGAAATGGTGACAGGACGGCATCCAATAGAACCAAAGAGACCAGTTGATGAGAGAGTTACAATCAGATGG GCAATGAAGATGCTGAAACAAGGGGATGCTGTATTTGCCATGGACCCTAGGCTGAGAAGAAATCCAGCCTCCATCAAGGCAGTAAAGCAGGTTCTCAAGCTAGCTCTCCAATGTGTTGCGCCTTCAAAACAATCACGGCCGCCTATGAAGAATTGTGCAGAGGTTCTGTGGGACATCCGCAAAAGTTTTAGAGATGAAGCCAATTCTGATCATCCTCCCCTTCCTTCTCACCATTCTGCAAACTTTCCTCAAAGAGAAAAGAATAAGTTTGGTATTGAAGATGATGACAGCTATAAATTTGTCTCTGTACCTAATCATATTCGTTCATAA
- the LOC100784085 gene encoding histone H4, whose amino-acid sequence MSGRGKGGKGLGKGGAKRHRKVLRDNIQGITKPAIRRLARRGGVKRISGLIYEETRGVLKIFLENVIRDAVTYTEHARRKTVTAMDVVYALKRQGRTLYGFGG is encoded by the coding sequence ATGTCGGGTCGCGGAAAGGGTGGGAAGGGTTTAGGAAAGGGAGGAGCAAAGAGGCATCGCAAGGTGCTCCGCGACAATATCCAGGGAATCACGAAGCCCGCGATTCGGAGACTGGCGAGAAGAGGTGGCGTGAAGAGAATCAGTGGTTTGATCTACGAAGAGACCAGGGGCGTGCTCAAGATCTTTCTCGAGAACGTGATTCGCGATGCCGTGACGTACACGGAGCACGCTAGGAGGAAGACAGTGACGGCCATGGATGTCGTTTACGCTCTCAAGAGGCAGGGAAGGACTCTCTATGGTTTCGGAGGCTGA
- the LOC100785142 gene encoding probable anion transporter 4, chloroplastic isoform X1 yields MAALSSAVTLAAKPLSLPQNHRARVAAALHSPKRHLKRTEFKFFANGSSASLRSLPRLYVSSNDARFNSGPEESQQQQSSSFAEFITSERVKVVAMLALALALCNADRVVMSVAIVPLSLANGWSRAFAGIVQSSFLWGYLVSPIAGGVLVDHYGGKVVMAWGVALWSLATFLTPWASQTSLLALLTVRALLGVAEGVALPSMNNMVVRWFPQTERSRAVGISMAGFMLGCAIGLTLSPILMSQGGIFGPFVIFGLSGFLWVLVWLSATSSTPDQSPQISKYELEYILNRRQKSFSVETAKPKKVKVIPPFRRLLSKLPTWSLIIANAMHSWGFFIVLSWMPIYFSSVYRVDLRHAAWFSAVPWALMAVMGYFAGLWSDMMIQSGTSVTLTRKIMQCIGFVGPGLCLIGLATAKNPAIGSAWLTLAFGLKSFSHSGFLVNLQEIAPRYSGVLHGISNTAGTLAAIIGTVGAGFFVELVGSFPGFLLLTSLLYFLAAIFYCLFATGERVNFDDPAGCYEVRVPRR; encoded by the exons ATGGCAGCGCTGTCCTCCGCCGTCACTCTTGCCGCCAAACCGCTCTCACTACCCCAAAATCACCGCGCCAGAGTAGCGGCGGCGTTGCACTCTCCCAAGCGCCACCTCAAGAGAACGGAATTCAAGTTCTTCGCCAATGGCTCATCCGCCTCTCTCCGCTCCCTTCCCCGCCTCTACGTTTCCTCCAACGACGCCCGCTTCAATTCCGGTCCCGAGGAGAGCCAGCAACAACAGTCGTCGAGTTTTGCAGAGTTCATCACTTCCGAGAGAGTCAAAGTGGTGGCCATGCTGGCTCTCGCTCTCGCTCTCTGCAACGCCGATCGCGTCGTCATGTCGGTGGCCATCGTGCCGCTGTCCCTCGCCAACGGGTGGAGCCGAGCCTTCGCCGGAATCGTCCAG TCATCGTTTCTGTGGGGGTATCTGGTTTCCCCTATAGCTGGAGGGGTGTTGGTGGATCACTATGGTGGCAAAGTGGTCATGGCTTGGGGAGTGGCCTTGTGGTCACTTGCTACTTTTCTTACCCCTTGGGCTTCTCAGACCTCTCTCTTAGCTCTACTTACCGTCCGTGCTTTGCTTGGTGTTGCTGAAGGAGTTGCTCTTCCTTCCATGAATAACATGGTCGTCAG ATGGTTTCCACAAACTGAACGATCAAGAGCTGTAGGAATCTCAATGGCTGGATTTATGCTTGGATGTGCAATAGGGCTCACACTTTCTCCCATTCTCATGTCACAAGGTGGTATATTTGGTCCCTTTGTGATTTTTGGATTGTCTGGGTTTCTTTGGGTGTTGGTGTGGTTGTCTGCAACATCAAGCACTCCTGACCAGAGTCCTCAGATATCAAAATATGAGCTGGAGTATATATTGAATAGAAGGCAAAAGTCTTTTTCAGTGGAGACAGCTAAGCCCAAGAAAGTTAAAGTTATCCCTCCTTTCAGGCGCTTGCTTTCAAAGCTGCCAACATGGTCTCTAATCATTGCAAATGCCATGCACAGTTGG ggtttttttattgttctttcttGGATGCCCATATACTTCAGCTCA GTGTACCGTGTGGATCTCAGGCATGCAGCATGGTTTAGTGCAGTTCCATGGGCTTTGATGGCTGTCATGGGTTACTTTGCTGGCTTGTGGTCGGATATGATGATACAAAGTGGTACTAGTGTCACTTTGACGCGTAAGATTATGCAG TGCATTGGTTTTGTTGGTCCTGGACTCTGCCTCATTGGCTTAGCAACAGCTAAAAACCCCGCGATTGGTTCTGCTTGGCTTACTTTAGCTTTTGGCCTGAAATCCTTCAGTCACTCTGGTTTTCTTGTGAACCTTCAG GAGATTGCACCACGGTATTCTGGTGTTTTACATG GAATATCAAATACGGCTGGAACATTGGCTGCTATAATTGGAACAGTAGGAGCTGGGTTTTTTGTTGAACTAGTTGGTTCCTTCCCAGGATTTCTGTTGCTTACATCGCTCCTTTATTTTCTTGCTGCTATTTTCTATTGCCTATTCGCTACTGGAGAAAGAGTAAATTTTGACGATCCTG CTGGCTGTTACGAAGTACGGGTCCCTAGGCGATAG
- the LOC100785142 gene encoding probable anion transporter 4, chloroplastic isoform X2 encodes MAALSSAVTLAAKPLSLPQNHRARVAAALHSPKRHLKRTEFKFFANGSSASLRSLPRLYVSSNDARFNSGPEESQQQQSSSFAEFITSERVKVVAMLALALALCNADRVVMSVAIVPLSLANGWSRAFAGIVQSSFLWGYLVSPIAGGVLVDHYGGKVVMAWGVALWSLATFLTPWASQTSLLALLTVRALLGVAEGVALPSMNNMVVRWFPQTERSRAVGISMAGFMLGCAIGLTLSPILMSQGGIFGPFVIFGLSGFLWVLVWLSATSSTPDQSPQISKYELEYILNRRQKSFSVETAKPKKVKVIPPFRRLLSKLPTWSLIIANAMHSWGFFIVLSWMPIYFSSVYRVDLRHAAWFSAVPWALMAVMGYFAGLWSDMMIQSGTSVTLTRKIMQCIGFVGPGLCLIGLATAKNPAIGSAWLTLAFGLKSFSHSGFLVNLQEIAPRYSGVLHGISNTAGTLAAIIGTVGAGFFVELVGSFPGFLLLTSLLYFLAAIFYCLFATGERVNFDDPVV; translated from the exons ATGGCAGCGCTGTCCTCCGCCGTCACTCTTGCCGCCAAACCGCTCTCACTACCCCAAAATCACCGCGCCAGAGTAGCGGCGGCGTTGCACTCTCCCAAGCGCCACCTCAAGAGAACGGAATTCAAGTTCTTCGCCAATGGCTCATCCGCCTCTCTCCGCTCCCTTCCCCGCCTCTACGTTTCCTCCAACGACGCCCGCTTCAATTCCGGTCCCGAGGAGAGCCAGCAACAACAGTCGTCGAGTTTTGCAGAGTTCATCACTTCCGAGAGAGTCAAAGTGGTGGCCATGCTGGCTCTCGCTCTCGCTCTCTGCAACGCCGATCGCGTCGTCATGTCGGTGGCCATCGTGCCGCTGTCCCTCGCCAACGGGTGGAGCCGAGCCTTCGCCGGAATCGTCCAG TCATCGTTTCTGTGGGGGTATCTGGTTTCCCCTATAGCTGGAGGGGTGTTGGTGGATCACTATGGTGGCAAAGTGGTCATGGCTTGGGGAGTGGCCTTGTGGTCACTTGCTACTTTTCTTACCCCTTGGGCTTCTCAGACCTCTCTCTTAGCTCTACTTACCGTCCGTGCTTTGCTTGGTGTTGCTGAAGGAGTTGCTCTTCCTTCCATGAATAACATGGTCGTCAG ATGGTTTCCACAAACTGAACGATCAAGAGCTGTAGGAATCTCAATGGCTGGATTTATGCTTGGATGTGCAATAGGGCTCACACTTTCTCCCATTCTCATGTCACAAGGTGGTATATTTGGTCCCTTTGTGATTTTTGGATTGTCTGGGTTTCTTTGGGTGTTGGTGTGGTTGTCTGCAACATCAAGCACTCCTGACCAGAGTCCTCAGATATCAAAATATGAGCTGGAGTATATATTGAATAGAAGGCAAAAGTCTTTTTCAGTGGAGACAGCTAAGCCCAAGAAAGTTAAAGTTATCCCTCCTTTCAGGCGCTTGCTTTCAAAGCTGCCAACATGGTCTCTAATCATTGCAAATGCCATGCACAGTTGG ggtttttttattgttctttcttGGATGCCCATATACTTCAGCTCA GTGTACCGTGTGGATCTCAGGCATGCAGCATGGTTTAGTGCAGTTCCATGGGCTTTGATGGCTGTCATGGGTTACTTTGCTGGCTTGTGGTCGGATATGATGATACAAAGTGGTACTAGTGTCACTTTGACGCGTAAGATTATGCAG TGCATTGGTTTTGTTGGTCCTGGACTCTGCCTCATTGGCTTAGCAACAGCTAAAAACCCCGCGATTGGTTCTGCTTGGCTTACTTTAGCTTTTGGCCTGAAATCCTTCAGTCACTCTGGTTTTCTTGTGAACCTTCAG GAGATTGCACCACGGTATTCTGGTGTTTTACATG GAATATCAAATACGGCTGGAACATTGGCTGCTATAATTGGAACAGTAGGAGCTGGGTTTTTTGTTGAACTAGTTGGTTCCTTCCCAGGATTTCTGTTGCTTACATCGCTCCTTTATTTTCTTGCTGCTATTTTCTATTGCCTATTCGCTACTGGAGAAAGAGTAAATTTTGACGATCCTG TTGTCTGA